ATACAGGCTCCATTTGAGTTAACGGTCGTACTTATTGGTCATCCAGGGTGCAGTTACTAATGTACTGTACATTCGCAAAGCGTTTACAGCCACAAACTTTGAAACAATCAGGTTCAACGTTGTGCGTTAACATGTAAACAAAGCTCCACTGGGGAGGAACGAGACGATCACAGATTTCGTCTTTGATTAGTCCCACATTCTAATCCATAACATAAATTCCAGTGCGATGGAGCGGCGTGTCGCTCCTGCGACACGTGACGCATTTGTGAAGCTTATCATTATTATCTTGAGAGCAGGTGGCATCATTTTCGTCGTAGTGGCCGTTTTGGATAGAAACGGTCTTGACTCGAGGATCACTCAGTAGCTTTGTGTCTGGACGGAATGTgctcagttgtcatggagatgacAAAGATGTCGTGCAAAGCAGAGCTGTTTAGTGGACATGGAGCATGGATGCCTTTGGTTTACTGTTTCGggtaaaacattttgaaattttCTTTGGAATAAACACTGAATTGTGCttataaaaacaaattatttaaaaaaaggcatgtTGCATGTTTTTGATAAAGAGCTGTTTCTTGTAATTAACCCAATAAATTACAGTAAGACCAACATCATAAAATGAACTGCACAGAAGACGTCTTTCACTCAGGCGGACTGGCATGTGAGCCGTGTGGTTCTGTCCTCATCCCTGTCCTGATGCTGCTGGCACTGACCCTCACTTACGCCGTGACCACATTGGCATATTGGCCGTCGTCTTTAAGGACTCTGTAAGAAAGGGTTAGGacttctctcctccagctgtgggGGGTTACCAATCTGACGTAATCATCTGGATTATCCAGTCAACGATCCCTGTTCATCCAGCTAATCAGCAGCCAGTCCCTGACATCTGTCCTCGGTGTAACAAGAAAAAGAGTGTGGAAGCATCACATACGCAAGCGTTGCATTGCACGACAACAGAGCCCATCACAatatgcatgtgtctgtgtgtttgctcgCCCTTGTTTTTGACAGCTAGAAGGCGTTTAAAAGAAAAGTTGTCAGAGATGTTCCCAAGACAATCTAGTCCTACTTTTTATTGTCAACTGTTACTTTCCTGACGTCAGCTGAAGGGATTTAGGTAGCATGAAACATAAACAAAAGCTGCCCTTTAATGCTGCGTGCGATTGGCTTTCTACTGGTTATGCAAGCCAGTGCTTTTTGCTTCTCTTTGTTTCCAGGTTGGTGACATAATACGCTGAGCGAAATCACCCTTTGACCTTGTCATCGGGCCAAACAGCAGATCAATTGTTCCGCTAACAGTAGCTTCACACTGATTCATCTCTCTGTTAGACCTTTGTGCGTCCACTGCCTGTCTGGTTTTCCACCACTGGTTGGCCATGAAGGTCCCTAAGGCTAAACACTAGCAAGTACCTAATCAATATGCTTTCATCACCAAAAGCTGTCTGGTCTGCTCCCTGCATTAGGGCAAAGAAGACATTTGCACAGAGAGATATTTGATTATGGATTTTTAGTCGAGCTTGCGACTTAGCGCTGTGGAGGTCAACGATCCCCCCTTTGGCCCGGACCGAAGTCATTTCAGCAGCTCTTGGATGATCTTACATTAAATGACTTACTAtctcatcagcctcagctgtactGCTGCTATTTGCCAGATGTTACCATGGTTATGTCCATTCACGCATGTTAGCGTGCTAAGAAGGCTGTGCCAAATAAAAATTAGCCAAAGATTAACCAAAAATGGCATTTGGAGCGTGTTGGCGGTTTTGTAGTGGTGTGCAGGAATTAGCTATATCGATTACAATCGAATGTTCTTTTGTTCACAGAACAtttatcatgaaaaggatgcgCTGACAACGAATGCAAGAAGCACCTGAGCTCACACTGCCTTCCCGTCCAGCAACACTACTTTAATGGTTGGAACTGCCCGCCCCAGCCTACATTACTGCCCCCGCAGACACAGCCTGATGCTCGCCGGTGCCATGGGAGCGGTGCGGGTCAATAGGTAAGAGAGGACGCCCAATAGAACGGTGTCAGTGCCGCTGCTCTTGTGTtgaagaaaagtaaaaagttgtggctttttttttgttgcacgtCACTTAGTAATCACAAATTACTGCTGCCACCACAACTCTGAACATATTACACATACATACTGCTTTCAAAAGCGGAATGGTTTATAACCGTTAACTAATTATTACCTGCTAGTCAATAGCCCAATATAAGTCATTATTTAGAATACCGTTTGGGTTGCCAGTCTGTGAAAAATGGACAAAGCAATAACTTAACATTGCGGCACCTGGACAACACATATATGAACTATTATAAATACTAATACCTGCCGACTTGAAGGACTATCACAGAAACTCAGCATCGATAAACATTTATACTTCCATGCAGACGGCTTACTTGTTTTTGCCCTTCACCCTTCCTTGAGTTTATTAGCTTGTGTAACTGTGATTAACTCTTTATtacagtgtgttttcattgcTCAATGTCATTCACATCAGCATACCGGGTGGCTTATTTAGAAAGTGTGAGACTCATGAggatttatgatttatttaggactgaatgaatgaaatatgaGCACTTTTCAAGCCTGGCAACACAGATCATTTTCAAGATAACAACTTATAACTGTATGTAACATATAAAGACATTAATTGTAATTGGTAAACCCTTTATAAAGCAAAGGGCAGCAACAAATACCATTAACTGTTGGAAACCGTAGCTTAGCAACCATAACCAGGCCGTGCATCAAGCTTTGGATTTTTTCACATGTTGAAGCGGCATCAATTGAGCTGCACTAGGGGAGATGCTCTATATTTAAAGAGTTTCCAGGGTAAAGTATTTGCTCCCCGTTCACTAGTAACACATGAACTGTGTAGTATTGTTTGAATAAGAGCCAAGCATTTTCTCTCGTTGTGTTAAACGTGAAAGGTTTTTAGAGCTTTCTACGATGCCAATTCCCCTTGATAAGCGCTCTCCCCTCTCTTCTTCCAGATACAGCATCGTTTCCACAGACGAAGATCCCCTGAAGATCTCCACCTTGGGCCTCCACAACGGCCACAGTCCCCTGACCCAGCAGACGCTGTCGGGGGCCTGCATGCggactgaagaaggaggagaagtgggGGATTGTCCAGGAGTTGACGAGGCCAGAGGGGCCTTATCTCTGAGGGTGACGAAGGAGCCCATCATCCACAACAGCTGCCGCGCTTCACCTGCCTGCCGCCTGGGCCTGGATCTGGGCACCGGCCGCCTGCGCAGCCGCTTTGTGAAGAAGAACGGCCAGTGCAACGTGGTGTTCAACAACATGGAGGACAAGCCGCGGCGCTACCTGGCGGACATCTTCACCACCTGCGTGGACATACGCTGGCGTTATCTGCTGCTTATTTTCACCACCACCTTCCTTCTGTCCTGGCTGCTGTTTGCCGTGGTCTTCTGGGGGGTGGCGCTCATTCACGGAGACTTTAGCCTCCGCGTGCCCGCGAAGGAAGGGGATCCTGGAGCCAACGGAGAGGACGAATGGCGGCCGTGCATTCTCCACATCCAAGGTTTCATTGGcgccttcctcttctccatagAGACCCAGACCACCATCGGATACGGTTTCCGGTGTGTGACCGAGGAGTGCCCGGTCGCCGTGGTGACTGTGGTGGTCCAGTCCATCGTGGGCTGCATTATTGACTCCTTCATGATCGGCACCATCATGGCAAAGATGGTGCGGCCCAAGAAGCGGGCGCAGACCTTGCTCTTCTCGCATTACGCCGTCATCGCGTTGAGAGATGGCAAGCTGTGCCTCATGTGGCGCCTGGGAAACATGCGCAAGAGCCACATCGTCGAAGCGCACGTCCGCGCGCAGCTCATTAAGCCGCACGTGACGGCGGAGGGCGAGTACCTCCCTTTGGAGCAAACGGACATTGATGTCGGCTACGACGACGGGCTGGACCGGCTGTTCCTGGTGTCCCCGTTGGTGGTGGTCCACGAGATCAACAAGACCAGTCCTCTGTATGACGTGAGCCGCAGCGACCTGCTCAAGGAGGACTTTGAGATCGTGGTCATCCTGGAGGGGATGGTGGAGGCCACAGCCATGACCACCCAGGCCCGCAGCTCCTACCTGTCCAAGGAGATTCTGTGGGGTCACCGCTTTGAGCCCGTGGTCTTCGAGAAGGGTGACCGCTACCAGGTGGATTACTCCCGCTTCCACAAGTCCTACGAAGTGCCATCCACGCCTCACTGTAGTGCCAGGGAACTGAACCAGATGATGGGTCGTGGCGgggagtcctcctcctccagctcgagTTACTCCCGGTCGCCGTCGCCATTCGCCCAGAGGGCAGGCCGCCACCTCCTGGCGCCTCACTCCCCCAGCGCGTTCTGCTACGAGAACGAGGTGGCCCTGTGCTGCggggacgacgaggaggaggtgaaagaCGAGGCAGGGCTGAAAATAAGAGGTGACCGAGAGGTAAAGATAAGGGATGACATTCACGTGGGATTCAAAGAGACATttgtggaggagcagaaggtggAGATGCTGTGTGTTCTGGACTCAGAGAATCAGATCAGCCTTGACAGACTACAGCCCACCTTACCTTTATACATCAGCAGAGAGTCAGGGGTTTGATCGATGGTAATGGCTGCCCATACATTTGTTTCCTCTCTTCGTCTGTGTGCTTCCAACCAAAGTATTGAAATagtttgaaaataaatcattttctgcAGCTGCCGTAAAATCCACTCTGCTTTCGATCACGACTTTCTCTGGTTCCAGGTAGTGTCCACTTCCTGTAACATCAGCATCTAAAGGACGCATAGCTCATCTTCTTTGGAAAATGGCCACTGGGTATGTCTCTCAAATCATGAGGTATCTTGAAAACGTTCTTGCTTGTTTTAGTTCATTTGACAGTGTATGATCTGCAGTAAagtcaagtttttttttgtaaatattatataagATGTTGTTTTAACTTTGAAATGATTATGCATCATATACATAAATAATATGTGAAAATTCAATTTAAAGGGGTTCTGACACAAATGCAAACTTCAGCAGAATTATTTTCtctgtgtaaaaaataaaatatttcggTATTTTGAACTTCTGTTTTCCAGCTTGAGTTCTGTTACTTTTACAAGCACTTTATTCTTACTTTGACCAATAGATACAGACACTTTGCAACAGTGTGAACAACGTTGTTTTGTTGATGCTCAAACTGTCCCTGTGGAGTCTCTACTTAATGCCGGTCACCCCCTTTTTTCTGAACAGACAAGATCACAAAAAACCTACTTGTCTGGACTTTGGATCCAAACACATCCAAAAATGAGAATTATCTGACCGGGAATCTGTGAGACTAATGCCAATCAGCCTCAGTCATACATTGAGTTTAGTGCAAATTATTATCATAAGCTAAGATGATACTTTTTAGCATCAGTCAgtgtgagcatgttagcatgctgatgttagcatttagctcaaatcCTCACATGGCTGTAGACTCTTTTAGTTACTTGTTAAGGAGCGTGAGCCACTGAACTGCTTATTATTGCCATGTGCAGTGCGGTTCATGGGTAAGTGTCTATTTCTTGTCTGGGGATGTCTGAGTCGGAGGCTGAGCTGAACACCCAGGCACACTGCCACTGACACTGATGGTTGCTAGGTTACACCTAACATGAGTACAGTTGGTACACATTGTTTTTTCCGACTTCTAGTTGTTGCTAAGGGAAGGAAACCCACCGATCTCGGGTTGACAACACATTATATAAAATGTAGCCAAGCTGATCATTGCAGAGCGCCCGGTCACTTGTACATGGAGGGAAGTCGGATACAATATGAACCAAACGATAAACTTTTACcccgaaaaacaaaaaactcattCCACGGTTTACAATACACACATAAACTGGGCGCACAGGGATTAAAGCTACAATTATTTTGGAGGAATAAGAGGGAGAAGCAGTCATCATATGAgcaccagcaggaggcgctgaaGTCCGCCCAGCTGCAAAGAGGCGGAGGACAGAGGTTCTGGCCGTAGAAGCAGCTCCCTCGTGTGGTCTGAGAGCGATTACACAGAGAGTAACAACGTGTGACCACTGGTCTCTGTGCGTttcttgtttttgcttttttttttttaaccctgtaCCAAAGTCAGCATGTTTAAAATATCACTCACTCAAATTAAACAATTCTTCTGGACACTTTTCGTACTTTTGAACAGTGCGTCCCAACCTACGGGTCGAGACCTCTTAAAGGATCCAAAATATACTGTCTACGACTGGAATGGGGAAAAGAACATTTGGTTTCCTTCTTCATGATGAAGGAAAACATTTTCCAGTTGTTCATCATGTTGCGGCTGCTTCAGAGGGTGAACTGTATCGTGCAACCAGCGACAAAAGGACCTGCTTTGTTTTGAGGGGAATACAAATTTGAAACCAACCCCAGACAATATAAAAGCATCATTTCCACAACGGGTTACTGAATTGGGTTGAATAAAATAGGTTATCTTAAGTAAAGATGAACTTGAATACAGTATTTAGGCAGACAGAACAAAAGGAGGCCGAGATCCAGACCAGAGGCCGGCGTCTTTGGGACCGTGTGCTGCTGAGAGGTGACGGTCTAAACGTGTTCTCATTAACACGACTGACAATAAGGGCGATGTCGCGCtttaacccccacccccccgtggtTTTCTTTTGCTGTCTTGCGTCTTTACAACCCCTAATAAGACCGAACCAGGTGACAACTTTATGGCTCTGCGCGTTCCCTAAACAGTTGGAGGAGATGCTCCCTTTTCCTCGATGAATGCAGATGTTGTCTCCTGGCCACTCTGACCCGTCACATCCCATCCCGTCGGTCGGCCCATCTCCCTGCTGTCACCCCCCTCCTTCGCTCACTGGCGGTTTTCTGATGCTGGTTAATTAAccgcaccgcccccccccccccccctgtcatcAGCGTCCGTGAGGCAGAGCAGCTGGGCGACCTCTGCGACCTCTGTTAAGACTTCTAATGGCCCACTTGGATCTTTCTTAATAAGGTGGTGTGTGTTCATCCTCTTGTAGGTTAAGTGTGTGCGCGGGCTCTCGTGTGCGTGACACCCTGTAGATCCGCGGTGGCCTCGGGGCTGCGCGGCCAGAGCtggtgaccgtgtgtgtgttgtgcgctCGGCAGGGGACAGTATTTAGGCACCGGGAGCCGTGGAGCCGTGGAGCCGTGGAGGGGGATCTCTGGTTCCATAATGAGCTGTTGTGTGTTGTGGAGCTGTGAAGCAGGGCACAGAGGGGCATTGTGTGCTGCTCGACACTGCTCAGCTCAGCGGAGGAGGCCCAACAGACCCGGGCTGGGAAGCACCACAGGGAAAACATCTTCTGGATactcttgtctgtctgcctgtccgTCTTTTGACGTCGGCACGGTCACATTTCAACAGCAGAATAATTCAATCAGAATAGCAAATTAAACACAACATTCCTGGCTTGAGTCTAGTCTTGGTTTGCTGCAATTTCTCCATGGTGTGATGAACATTTACTCTAATAACTAAAATATACTTCATGACCTCAGTATTTACATTTAATGCCTCTTTGTACTCATTATTTGATAACTTTAGTTCAATTTCAGATTCAggtaaataatcaaaaaatcaaTTAGCTGCCACTTTAAAGTGATGCATATGTTAATTTATCATTGATTATTATCATAATATTATCAGTAATGCAGTGTGGGATTGTGCAAAATGAATTGACAATTTGAGGTATTTATCTATATTAATACTTTTGTACTATTCCTTCCGGGTGTCCCTTTCTGCCGCAGTCAAACCGTGGTTAATGTTGTGCATCTAAAGGAAGACACTACACAACAAAACCACTTTGCTAGGTTCAGAAAAGACATCATTGTTGGGTTTGAAATAAGTGTGTTGACtaagtaaaacacaaacaacctgGAAAACAGGTTGCAAACATCATTAACGCGACTTCAAAATAACAATGACAGCGGcgtaaaaatgtgtgtttcagtgttgaGCATTCAGAACGCTTCAGCGCTGTAACCTTTGGATCCGTACACCACTTGATTATTATAAAGTACTTTTatcataataataacagcagtaaatgtaaaaagttaaaccttttaaaaacacattcagtcCTGCTTTGTTATTTGGAGACCCGGTGTCAGAGGGACACCGTTTTGGAAtatatttttgacattttttatgattttcagtcttgtatgttgcatgtttactaGTGGCGCAGTATCTGATTTTTGGCCACATGGCAAAATCCACTGCTACATTTTCAATATTGATTTTAAAattgcagttgttgtttttttataagtGCTATTAAAGGTCAAGTTTATCCTCAAAATATACCTTTATTGCCAAGAAAGAAATGTCTTTCTCCACTTTGCcgttgatcttttttttcttccgtctTTGTCTCAGGCTGATGCAGCAAAGACAACAATAGACCTTTTATAGCAGTATGCAAGGCGGCAATAATCCTCATTTGAAACCTTTCACATTTAATCACAACATTTCCGTTTTTCCGTTTTGCACAAAATGGAGTTTTCTGTACGTCGGATTAACGCACTCTTCCCTCTTGTGAATACGTCTGTCTGCTCACCGGCCTCAACGTATGAGTCCGAACACCTGTCTGTGTGAACAGCCCGTCTCACCCTCTACAGGTAAAATATACACTCATCTATTATTGACGCACAACAGAGAAATTAGGCTACACTTATGCATTCATGTCCAGAGGAAACACTCCACAAAATAAAACCTAAGTAAGGTCACAGATCAGCATATGTCTCACTCACTACATCTCATCCATCTTGTGTCTTGTTGCCTTTTATCTCTGTTCCTCGGCGCTGACAACAACAGAGCCTTTCATGTGGTCATCCTTTCCTCTTGAGCCCTCAGGCCTtcgccctctttctctttcGTTCACACAGACTAATTAAATGTTCCAAGAAGAACTCATTATTGGGAAGGCTGCGctactttctctgtctctctgtctttgtctctctctctttgtctgtaACACACGTAGAAAACATCTTGTAAACTTCATACATGAGTTATAGCCCTCGATTGAAAATGTTAAAATCAAGAAACAGATGCTTTGTGTTCATAAAATACATCCCTTTATTTATGGTTTTAGATTGTTGAGTCAGACAAAAACGATGCCTTAAGGTATGTCGCGTCAGAGTTAATCCCATGCAAACAGTCCACAGGTGAGaatgaaatgttaaatattaacagTGTTGCAGTAAATCACTTGTTCCGGTAGATGCTTAATGCTTTTCAAACCAGAAGTCTCCAAGTGCTTTACAGGGAGAAGAAATTAGAAAgatgtacaaaaaaagaaaaggtaacaTTTGGGGAGGATTGGGGAGGATTGGGAGGATTGGGGTTACAGCCCACGATACCAATGTTatgaaatgaagagaaagacaacaaagtaAACGAAAAAGATTCCATAGTCCCCCAAAGTTAGCCAGAAATATTGTTGGAAAAACGTAGCACCCAAACCTCCATCTCCCCCCTCAGGGGAAGACTGTTCCCATCGGTTGCACTCATTGAGCTCTGTTAGCTCCGTTAGCTAATTTAGCgctgttagctctgttagctAATTTAGCtctgttagctctgttagcgctgttagcagcGAGCCGGCGGCTCAGTCGTCACGTTGAGAGGCATAATAAATACTCTCAAACGTATATTTGTACCTCAATGCGTTGAAGGTTGCGGCTTCGTCTAAACTGTGACGCTTTACACAGCAAAACGTTGATTCAACTGTTACAGCGTCAATTGTACGAAAGTGTCATTATACAGCCTCAAGGACTTTTTAACTCTACAtacagtgtatttattttttatcaaacactgatcagattcatttgcgacACTGTACAGCAGTGTTACACTCTACATacagtgtatttaacactgagcagatttattttttacactttttccGGGTTAAATTGTTAACATtttgttgagtgttgatttaacactgacaagattgggacaatataaacaccatcTTAGAATTAAAATTGAATCTGAAATCAGGCGTCCCTCTCGCCTCAGTTGTGGACGGCGGCGTCTCAATACACGcttgtttcattcattcattcatccattcatttccACTAGGTTAAGCTTATGCACCACTcacttagggggggggggggggggggggctctaacCGACAACTGactaagtaagtaagtaagtaagtgacAAACAGCTCATGTGACCAGTGGTTCACGTGACTAAAGGCAC
The sequence above is a segment of the Gasterosteus aculeatus chromosome 9, fGasAcu3.hap1.1, whole genome shotgun sequence genome. Coding sequences within it:
- the LOC120825810 gene encoding ATP-sensitive inward rectifier potassium channel 12, producing the protein MVGTARPSLHYCPRRHSLMLAGAMGAVRVNRYSIVSTDEDPLKISTLGLHNGHSPLTQQTLSGACMRTEEGGEVGDCPGVDEARGALSLRVTKEPIIHNSCRASPACRLGLDLGTGRLRSRFVKKNGQCNVVFNNMEDKPRRYLADIFTTCVDIRWRYLLLIFTTTFLLSWLLFAVVFWGVALIHGDFSLRVPAKEGDPGANGEDEWRPCILHIQGFIGAFLFSIETQTTIGYGFRCVTEECPVAVVTVVVQSIVGCIIDSFMIGTIMAKMVRPKKRAQTLLFSHYAVIALRDGKLCLMWRLGNMRKSHIVEAHVRAQLIKPHVTAEGEYLPLEQTDIDVGYDDGLDRLFLVSPLVVVHEINKTSPLYDVSRSDLLKEDFEIVVILEGMVEATAMTTQARSSYLSKEILWGHRFEPVVFEKGDRYQVDYSRFHKSYEVPSTPHCSARELNQMMGRGGESSSSSSSYSRSPSPFAQRAGRHLLAPHSPSAFCYENEVALCCGDDEEEVKDEAGLKIRGDREVKIRDDIHVGFKETFVEEQKVEMLCVLDSENQISLDRLQPTLPLYISRESGV